The following coding sequences are from one Nodularia sp. LEGE 06071 window:
- a CDS encoding MFS transporter, whose translation MQPSELDRKILPLSPNTKKQNRASDPTVKNHLSAVPKSTNSPEKPTPDVSQNEQNKTSEIPKTEVTRQPEADKNGNGRGFSVATTSATESPQLDGSSADGDTASANGKQQGFLPVLRNPNFLALWGGQVFCQMADKVYLVLMIGLINTQFQGSDQSISGWVSALMMAFTIPAVLFGSVAGVFVDRWSKKTVLVTTNAWRGILVLSIPFLLWLTHDWQPIGMLPVGFGIILGVTFLVSTLTQFFAPAEQTAIPLVVEEQHLLSANSLYTTTMMASVIVGFAIGEPLLAIADTLWLNIGGSGGLGKELLVGGSYAIAGFILLLLATKEKPHHPDTEFPHVFSDLRDGFSYLKANSRVRNALLQLTILFSVFAALTVLAVRMAEIIPNLKASQFGFLLAFGGIGMAAGATILGQFGQRFSYSQLSLSGCLGMSVTLIGLSIFTTQLGIILLLVALLGVFGALVGIPMQTAIQTETPPEMRGKVFGLQNNVINIALTLPLALAGVAETFMGLQAVFLVLAVTVFSGGLLTFYNSH comes from the coding sequence ATGCAACCGTCTGAATTGGATAGAAAAATCCTGCCTTTGTCACCCAACACCAAAAAACAGAATAGGGCATCAGATCCTACAGTCAAGAATCACTTGAGTGCTGTTCCCAAGTCTACAAATAGCCCAGAAAAGCCGACACCAGATGTTTCTCAAAATGAACAAAACAAGACATCGGAAATCCCCAAAACTGAGGTGACCAGACAGCCTGAAGCCGACAAAAACGGCAATGGTCGGGGTTTTTCAGTAGCAACTACTTCCGCAACAGAATCCCCTCAATTAGATGGGTCTAGTGCCGATGGTGACACAGCATCAGCAAATGGGAAACAGCAAGGGTTTTTACCTGTATTAAGAAATCCCAATTTTCTGGCTCTGTGGGGTGGTCAAGTTTTCTGCCAGATGGCAGATAAAGTCTATCTGGTACTGATGATTGGCTTGATTAATACTCAGTTTCAGGGAAGTGATCAAAGCATTAGCGGTTGGGTATCAGCTTTAATGATGGCTTTTACGATTCCGGCTGTACTGTTTGGTTCTGTGGCTGGTGTATTTGTGGATCGCTGGTCGAAAAAAACTGTGCTGGTAACCACGAATGCTTGGCGCGGTATCCTGGTTTTATCAATTCCTTTTTTGCTGTGGTTAACTCATGATTGGCAACCCATTGGGATGTTACCTGTGGGTTTTGGGATTATTTTGGGTGTGACTTTTTTAGTCTCTACTCTGACTCAGTTTTTTGCCCCAGCAGAACAAACGGCAATTCCTTTGGTGGTGGAAGAACAGCATTTACTTTCGGCTAATTCGCTGTATACGACAACCATGATGGCTTCGGTGATTGTGGGGTTTGCCATTGGGGAACCTCTGTTAGCGATCGCTGATACACTTTGGCTAAACATCGGTGGTAGTGGTGGATTAGGTAAAGAACTTTTGGTCGGTGGTAGTTATGCGATCGCCGGATTCATTTTATTGCTGTTAGCGACTAAAGAAAAACCCCACCACCCCGACACAGAATTTCCTCACGTCTTCTCTGATTTGCGCGATGGTTTCTCTTACCTTAAAGCTAATTCTCGTGTCCGCAATGCTTTACTACAACTGACTATTTTGTTTTCTGTGTTTGCCGCCTTAACTGTTCTCGCTGTGCGGATGGCAGAAATAATTCCTAACTTAAAAGCATCTCAATTTGGCTTTTTACTAGCCTTTGGTGGTATTGGTATGGCCGCTGGGGCGACAATTCTCGGTCAGTTTGGTCAGCGCTTTTCCTACTCCCAACTTAGTCTCTCCGGTTGTTTAGGAATGTCAGTCACTCTCATTGGTCTGTCAATATTCACAACACAACTAGGGATAATTCTGTTGTTAGTAGCTTTGTTGGGTGTGTTTGGGGCGCTAGTTGGTATTCCCATGCAAACCGCTATTCAAACAGAAACTCCTCCAGAAATGCGTGGTAAGGTCTTTGGTCTGCAAAATAATGTGATTAATATTGCCTTAACTCTACCCTTGGCATTAGCTGGCGTAGCAGAAACCTTTATGGGATTACAAGCGGTTTTCTTGGTATTAGCTGTGACTGTGTTTTCAGGAGGTCTATTAACTTTTTATAACTCCCATTAG
- a CDS encoding glycosyltransferase family 4 protein, translated as MRIAWIGKKSPFCGNVTYSREVTNALHREHQVSFLHFAQEESGTDNWPNYQEVSLPFIYKSQVYTIPSFKATKVLTDSLREIKPDIVHASLSLSPLDFVLPEICEQLNLPLIATFHTAFAGKGAKFVSGTQMLAYQLYAPCLGNYDRVIVFSQIQRELLARLGVKEKKIAVIPNGVDTDKFSPGHSTIKAEFNAERLFVYQGRIAPEKNVESLLRAWKQSHMRTGSKLLMVGDGPLKSSLEPFYGSESGIIWLGFVADEQRRIEILRGADVFILPSLVEGLSLSLLEAMSCGIACLATDVGADGEVLEAGAGVVLNTRTARSQLRTLLPLFQDHPEITTLLGQKARQRVLDRYTLSKNITQLEELYKEVLAQWPVPLSRRA; from the coding sequence ATGCGTATAGCCTGGATTGGAAAGAAATCACCCTTTTGTGGTAATGTCACCTACAGTCGAGAAGTTACAAATGCCTTGCACCGGGAACACCAAGTTAGTTTTCTCCACTTCGCTCAAGAAGAATCTGGAACTGACAATTGGCCAAATTACCAAGAAGTTTCCCTACCCTTCATTTATAAATCCCAGGTTTACACAATTCCCAGTTTTAAAGCCACGAAGGTATTAACTGATTCGCTACGGGAAATCAAGCCGGATATAGTCCATGCTTCTCTGAGTTTATCTCCCCTGGACTTTGTGCTACCGGAAATCTGCGAACAATTGAATTTGCCTTTGATTGCTACTTTTCACACAGCCTTTGCGGGGAAGGGGGCAAAATTCGTATCGGGAACACAGATGTTAGCTTATCAACTCTATGCACCTTGTTTGGGAAACTACGATCGCGTAATTGTGTTTTCCCAAATTCAGCGCGAGTTATTAGCACGTCTAGGTGTCAAGGAAAAGAAAATTGCTGTGATTCCCAATGGAGTTGATACTGACAAGTTTTCTCCAGGACACTCGACAATCAAAGCGGAGTTCAACGCGGAACGTTTGTTTGTTTATCAAGGTCGCATCGCGCCAGAAAAAAACGTTGAATCTCTTCTCCGGGCTTGGAAGCAATCACACATGAGGACTGGTAGTAAGTTGCTGATGGTGGGTGATGGTCCTTTGAAGTCTTCCTTGGAACCATTTTATGGTTCAGAGTCCGGGATTATCTGGTTGGGATTTGTGGCTGACGAACAGCGCCGCATCGAAATTTTACGGGGCGCAGATGTATTTATTTTGCCTTCGTTGGTGGAGGGGTTGTCTCTGTCTCTGTTAGAAGCAATGTCTTGTGGAATAGCTTGTTTAGCCACAGACGTGGGTGCAGACGGAGAAGTGTTAGAGGCAGGGGCGGGTGTAGTATTGAATACTAGGACAGCGCGATCGCAATTAAGAACCCTTTTACCATTATTCCAAGACCATCCTGAGATAACTACCTTACTGGGGCAAAAAGCCAGACAGCGTGTATTAGACCGCTATACCCTCAGTAAAAATATTACTCAGCTAGAAGAATTATACAAGGAAGTTTTAGCACAGTGGCCTGTACCTCTGAGCCGCAGGGCGTGA
- a CDS encoding orange carotenoid protein N-terminal domain-containing protein has product MALTIQSAQNIFSNTQVPSPIPATIALFDQLGTDDQLAYLWYAYTEMGKTITPAAPGAARLQLAESLLNQIRKMSPEEQTQVMRDLANRADAPISRSYGFFSVNTKLAFWYELGELMKQGVVAPIPSGYQMTPGVQVVLDATKKLDPGQQITVLRNTVVNMGFDTSDLGPSSYPKAADEPAFARTSPSISSVKIDGVTEPAVLSYIEAMNADDFDKAISLFTAEGALQPPFQKPIVGPEAIAKYMREEAQGLNMMPKQGICEDQPDGSKQLKITGVVQTPWFGVTVGMNIAWRFLINPEGKIFFVAIDMLASPEELLNLRRV; this is encoded by the coding sequence ATGGCTTTAACTATTCAGTCCGCTCAGAATATCTTCTCTAATACTCAAGTTCCCAGCCCGATTCCCGCTACCATCGCGCTGTTCGATCAACTCGGTACAGATGACCAATTGGCATATCTTTGGTACGCCTACACTGAAATGGGTAAGACAATTACTCCCGCAGCGCCTGGAGCCGCACGCCTGCAACTAGCAGAAAGTTTGCTCAACCAAATTCGGAAAATGTCCCCTGAAGAGCAAACCCAAGTTATGCGGGATCTTGCTAATCGTGCTGACGCTCCCATCAGCCGTTCTTATGGGTTTTTCAGTGTTAATACCAAGCTGGCTTTTTGGTACGAGTTGGGCGAATTGATGAAGCAGGGTGTAGTTGCTCCTATCCCCAGTGGTTATCAAATGACTCCTGGTGTACAAGTAGTCCTAGACGCAACTAAGAAACTTGATCCAGGTCAGCAAATTACAGTGCTACGGAACACTGTAGTCAATATGGGATTTGATACCTCTGATTTGGGGCCAAGTAGCTATCCCAAGGCTGCTGATGAACCTGCATTTGCTCGGACTTCTCCATCTATCTCCTCAGTCAAAATTGATGGCGTTACAGAGCCTGCTGTACTGAGCTATATTGAAGCGATGAATGCTGACGACTTTGATAAAGCTATTAGTCTGTTTACTGCTGAAGGTGCGCTACAACCACCATTCCAAAAACCAATTGTAGGTCCTGAAGCGATCGCGAAATATATGCGCGAAGAAGCCCAAGGACTGAACATGATGCCAAAACAAGGTATCTGTGAAGATCAGCCTGATGGTTCTAAGCAACTTAAAATTACAGGTGTTGTCCAAACTCCCTGGTTTGGTGTGACTGTGGGAATGAATATTGCTTGGCGGTTCTTAATCAATCCCGAAGGCAAAATTTTCTTCGTAGCAATTGATATGCTGGCTTCTCCTGAAGAACTGCTAAATCTGCGTCGCGTTTAA
- a CDS encoding peptidase, protein MGKKIQYPKPKTRKHLNIQRFLAVLALLIGAGLLVIFTHLPSHAVIQSTSISPSPHPLPPTLAQWQDDTSSGDYFSQVEKTQVGYLVWSQFPIKVYVEIPQEESNTQAQAWFSSVLQTVQEWSAYLPLVVVEQPDMADINILRKAPPLQFSRGDNFPRARSAQASFELYTKNNISYHRFTILLSPSQTGVFLQAAARHELGHALGIWGHSDLQTDALYFSQVRNPPPISPRDVNTLKRVYEQPTSLGWSVNKSEKLRSPTS, encoded by the coding sequence ATGGGCAAAAAAATTCAATACCCAAAACCTAAAACCCGCAAACATTTAAATATACAACGGTTTCTAGCAGTCCTCGCCTTATTAATTGGTGCAGGGCTGCTAGTTATTTTTACTCACCTGCCATCTCATGCTGTCATTCAAAGTACTTCTATCTCCCCATCGCCCCATCCCCTACCGCCCACATTAGCGCAATGGCAAGATGATACAAGCAGTGGGGATTACTTTTCCCAAGTGGAAAAAACACAGGTAGGTTATTTAGTTTGGTCGCAATTTCCGATTAAAGTATACGTAGAGATACCACAAGAAGAGAGTAATACCCAGGCTCAAGCATGGTTTAGTAGTGTCTTACAGACTGTGCAAGAATGGAGTGCTTATTTACCTTTGGTGGTAGTGGAACAGCCGGATATGGCTGATATTAATATTTTGCGAAAAGCGCCGCCGCTGCAATTTTCTCGTGGTGACAATTTTCCCCGTGCGCGTTCTGCACAAGCTAGTTTTGAACTATACACCAAAAATAATATTTCATACCACCGCTTCACTATCTTATTGAGTCCTAGCCAAACAGGTGTATTTCTACAAGCAGCCGCCCGCCATGAACTCGGTCACGCTTTAGGAATTTGGGGACATAGTGATTTACAAACAGATGCTTTATACTTTTCCCAAGTTCGCAACCCTCCGCCGATTTCTCCCAGAGATGTGAATACTCTCAAGCGGGTTTATGAACAGCCGACGAGTTTAGGATGGTCTGTAAACAAATCCGAAAAACTCAGATCCCCGACTTCTTGA
- the secG gene encoding preprotein translocase subunit SecG, producing MTATSIVQIVWALSALGLIILVLLHSPKGDGIGAIGGQAQLFSSTKSAEDTLNRVTWALTVMFMGFTVVLSAGWLPK from the coding sequence ATGACAGCTACTAGTATTGTGCAAATCGTTTGGGCCCTTTCTGCTTTAGGTTTAATTATTTTGGTGCTGTTACATAGTCCTAAAGGAGATGGAATTGGTGCCATTGGTGGACAAGCCCAATTATTCAGCAGCACCAAGAGTGCAGAAGACACCTTAAACAGAGTTACCTGGGCGCTGACAGTCATGTTTATGGGTTTCACCGTCGTTTTAAGTGCCGGTTGGCTACCTAAGTAA
- the gpmI gene encoding 2,3-bisphosphoglycerate-independent phosphoglycerate mutase — MTKAPVAPVVLVILDGWGYCEEKRGNAIIAAKTPIVESLWTAYPHTLISTSGKAVGLPEGQMGNSEVGHLNIGAGRVVPQELVRISDAVEDGSILKNPALVKICEKVRSGNGKLHLVGLCSEGGVHSHLSHLFGLLDLAKEQEISQVCIHAITDGRDTAPTEGIKAIKLLQEQLDDKGIGRIVTLSGRYYAMDRDHRWDRVKLAYDVMTQNGAVDGRQAVEILSASYAEGVKDEFVNPVRIAPGAIESGDGVIFFNFRPDRARQLTQAFVSPKFTGFERQQIQPLSFATFTQYDSELPVAVAFEPQNLSNILGEVVANNGLQQFRTAETEKYAHVTYFFNGGLEEPFAGEDRELVSSPMVATYDKAPTMSAEAVTDVAIAAIKKGVYSLVVINYANPDMVGHTGQIEATVTAIETVDHCLGRLLTSISKAGGTAMITADHGNAEYMLDEEGNPWTAHTTNPVPFILVEGETIKIPGHGTNVVLRSDGKLADIAPTILEILQIPQPSEMTGRSLLTPAGYEVEPTRTPVEAGM, encoded by the coding sequence ATGACCAAAGCACCTGTTGCTCCTGTGGTGCTAGTCATTTTAGACGGGTGGGGCTACTGCGAGGAGAAGCGAGGAAACGCGATTATCGCTGCTAAAACTCCCATTGTGGAAAGCTTATGGACAGCTTACCCGCACACCCTCATCAGCACATCAGGAAAAGCCGTAGGGTTGCCAGAAGGACAGATGGGCAACTCGGAAGTGGGTCATTTGAATATTGGCGCTGGGCGAGTAGTACCTCAAGAATTGGTACGCATCTCGGATGCGGTGGAAGATGGTTCTATCCTCAAAAACCCAGCACTTGTCAAAATCTGCGAGAAAGTTCGCTCAGGGAATGGCAAGCTGCACCTAGTGGGGCTTTGTTCTGAGGGAGGGGTACATTCTCATCTCAGCCATCTCTTCGGACTACTGGACTTAGCCAAGGAACAGGAAATTTCACAAGTGTGTATCCACGCCATCACCGATGGTCGTGATACTGCCCCCACAGAGGGTATAAAAGCAATCAAGCTATTGCAGGAGCAGCTAGACGATAAAGGCATTGGGCGCATAGTTACCCTCAGCGGTCGTTACTACGCGATGGATCGGGATCACCGTTGGGATCGGGTGAAACTTGCCTACGACGTGATGACACAAAATGGTGCGGTTGATGGTCGTCAGGCTGTGGAAATTTTGTCAGCATCTTACGCTGAAGGTGTGAAGGATGAGTTTGTCAATCCAGTCCGCATTGCCCCTGGCGCAATAGAATCAGGGGACGGTGTGATATTCTTCAACTTCCGCCCAGACCGCGCTAGACAGCTGACTCAAGCTTTTGTCAGCCCCAAATTCACAGGCTTTGAAAGACAGCAAATTCAGCCGTTGTCCTTTGCTACCTTTACTCAATACGATTCAGAACTACCAGTGGCTGTAGCTTTTGAACCGCAAAATTTGAGTAATATTTTAGGGGAAGTAGTTGCCAATAATGGCTTGCAGCAGTTTCGCACGGCTGAAACAGAAAAATACGCCCACGTCACCTATTTCTTTAATGGGGGACTAGAGGAACCTTTTGCTGGGGAAGACCGAGAACTTGTAAGTAGTCCAATGGTCGCAACTTACGACAAAGCCCCTACAATGTCAGCAGAAGCAGTTACAGATGTGGCGATCGCTGCGATTAAAAAAGGTGTCTACTCTTTAGTGGTGATTAACTATGCTAACCCAGACATGGTAGGGCATACTGGTCAAATAGAAGCCACGGTGACAGCGATTGAAACAGTAGATCATTGTTTGGGTAGATTACTCACCAGCATCAGCAAAGCCGGTGGCACAGCGATGATTACGGCTGACCACGGTAACGCCGAGTATATGCTAGATGAAGAAGGTAATCCCTGGACAGCTCACACGACTAATCCAGTCCCCTTCATCTTAGTGGAAGGAGAGACGATAAAAATCCCTGGACATGGTACCAATGTTGTACTGCGAAGCGATGGCAAGCTAGCCGACATTGCACCCACCATTCTAGAGATTTTACAGATCCCCCAACCGTCAGAAATGACAGGGCGATCGCTATTGACACCAGCCGGATATGAAGTGGAACCCACTCGGACTCCCGTGGAAGCTGGGATGTAA